A region from the bacterium BMS3Abin08 genome encodes:
- a CDS encoding outer membrane efflux protein, whose protein sequence is MRMIWIIRTTIALVSVFFLSGLVDASETIHLTVGEAVRMAIRENIGLKAERYLPLISMGDVLIEESAFDPDISLSLGESYERAMSPSIVTSTRQRSFDLDISLSGRVDAGTRYTVKWNYQKFRGDSSFLIINPYHLTELTVTVSQPLLKGFGRKNQRTMIAVAEGNKRISGYRLKGKMEETALKTINAYYNVLIAEERLNYARFSLRLAEDVREEVKAKIGAGVLSPVEVYKAESGVAKREEMVLKAGNGLKDAIDELRLLLGIRDWRREIVLSGEEEFSDGLPDIEASITKVLKYSNEIKQALLEKKNREMLQRFYLNQMLPDVELFGTVGVSGLSDTRADALDRLLKGADRTWQVGGLTTDAVVQEG, encoded by the coding sequence ATGAGAATGATTTGGATTATACGGACGACAATTGCTTTGGTATCCGTATTTTTCCTCAGCGGGCTTGTCGACGCCTCTGAAACGATACATCTAACGGTGGGTGAGGCAGTCCGGATGGCTATCAGGGAGAATATCGGCCTTAAGGCTGAGAGGTATCTGCCGTTGATATCCATGGGGGATGTCTTAATCGAGGAATCCGCCTTCGATCCCGACATTTCCTTGAGCCTTGGCGAATCATATGAGAGGGCAATGTCACCCTCCATCGTTACAAGCACCCGGCAGAGGTCTTTTGACCTCGATATATCTCTCTCCGGCAGGGTTGACGCAGGCACCCGGTACACAGTCAAGTGGAACTATCAGAAGTTCAGGGGGGATTCATCGTTTCTTATAATTAATCCTTATCATCTGACCGAACTGACGGTCACTGTTTCACAACCTCTACTGAAGGGGTTTGGGCGGAAGAATCAGAGGACGATGATTGCTGTGGCAGAGGGTAATAAGAGGATCTCAGGGTATCGGTTGAAAGGGAAGATGGAGGAGACGGCCCTGAAAACAATCAATGCGTATTATAATGTACTTATTGCTGAAGAGAGATTGAACTATGCGAGGTTCTCTCTCCGGCTTGCGGAGGATGTCCGCGAAGAGGTGAAGGCCAAGATCGGGGCAGGTGTGCTTTCACCTGTAGAGGTATATAAGGCGGAATCCGGGGTGGCAAAGAGGGAGGAGATGGTCCTCAAGGCCGGCAACGGGCTTAAAGACGCCATTGATGAGTTAAGACTTCTCCTTGGTATCCGTGACTGGCGCAGGGAGATCGTACTTTCAGGTGAGGAGGAGTTCAGTGACGGTCTTCCGGACATTGAAGCTTCCATAACCAAGGTGCTTAAATATAGTAACGAGATTAAACAGGCCCTGCTTGAGAAGAAGAACAGGGAGATGCTGCAGAGGTTCTACCTCAATCAGATGCTCCCTGATGTCGAGCTTTTCGGGACAGTGGGTGTGAGCGGTCTTTCGGATACAAGGGCTGATGCCCTTGACAGGCTCCTAAAGGGCGCTGACAGGACCTGGCAGGTGGGGGGTCTCACTACGGATGCCGTTGTTCAGGAAGGCTGA
- a CDS encoding EamA-like transporter family protein, producing the protein MASLYIVIAILIWSSLGLFVRASGVPVHVLIFYSALFSLFFQAPLFISRRFRSALPPLKGFPYIFLLSLCLLLNTFTFLFAYSKTTIANAVLTHYIAPVIVAVLAFVFLGERITPRIIFSIIVASAGLWIMLGGGAILECFRGVASEGFRVTGDLLGILSGLASGFFYALLVIFVRVFTQRMNPYMMVFFQNLFMVMMLLPFIREVPYERLWLLAVMGAVHSTAAPFFYYRGLMVVQASRAAVLGYLEPVGAIIFSIIFLKEFPGARSYVGGVLIILSGYLAVSEGRGKNSGNDS; encoded by the coding sequence ATGGCCTCCCTGTATATAGTTATAGCGATCCTTATATGGAGTTCCCTCGGCCTTTTTGTCAGGGCCTCCGGCGTGCCTGTTCATGTCCTTATCTTTTATTCCGCATTGTTTTCGCTCTTCTTCCAGGCCCCTCTTTTCATTTCAAGAAGGTTCAGGAGCGCCCTGCCGCCTTTAAAGGGATTTCCGTATATTTTTCTGCTGAGCCTGTGCCTGCTCCTGAATACATTCACATTCCTCTTTGCCTATTCAAAGACCACGATCGCCAATGCCGTGCTTACACACTACATAGCCCCTGTGATTGTTGCAGTGCTTGCATTCGTCTTCCTTGGTGAGAGAATAACACCGAGGATAATCTTTTCAATTATCGTTGCTTCCGCCGGTTTATGGATAATGCTTGGAGGGGGTGCCATACTGGAATGCTTCAGGGGCGTAGCCAGTGAGGGGTTCAGGGTTACCGGTGATCTCCTCGGCATTCTTTCCGGGCTTGCCTCAGGATTTTTCTATGCACTGCTTGTGATCTTTGTCCGGGTCTTTACTCAGAGGATGAACCCTTATATGATGGTTTTTTTTCAGAACCTATTCATGGTGATGATGCTCCTGCCATTTATAAGGGAGGTCCCCTATGAGAGGCTGTGGCTCCTTGCAGTGATGGGTGCGGTGCATTCAACCGCCGCACCTTTTTTCTACTACAGGGGATTGATGGTGGTTCAGGCAAGCAGGGCTGCGGTGCTTGGCTATCTTGAACCTGTTGGTGCTATAATTTTCAGTATTATATTCCTGAAGGAGTTTCCCGGAGCGAGATCCTATGTCGGCGGCGTCCTTATAATCCTGTCAGGTTATCTCGCCGTCAGTGAGGGGAGAGGGAAGAACAGCGGGAATGATTCTTGA
- a CDS encoding outer membrane efflux protein, whose protein sequence is MPLFRKAERGRYLKAKYEQERAAARIDELRQRVVLDLRKKWRALELNLKRIAATGKTRLAEQKRLEAGEGRFREGLTTLNDLLKFQEEYTESLFEERKAVMDYLVSRAEFERAEGSLLSRFGIHP, encoded by the coding sequence ATGCCGTTGTTCAGGAAGGCTGAGAGGGGGCGCTACCTGAAGGCGAAATATGAGCAGGAGAGGGCAGCCGCAAGAATTGATGAACTTAGACAGAGGGTAGTCCTGGATCTGAGAAAGAAATGGAGGGCCCTTGAACTTAACCTCAAGAGGATTGCAGCAACAGGTAAGACGAGGCTGGCGGAGCAGAAGAGGCTCGAGGCCGGGGAGGGCCGTTTCAGGGAAGGTCTTACAACACTGAATGACCTTCTGAAGTTCCAGGAAGAATATACCGAATCCTTATTTGAGGAGAGGAAGGCGGTTATGGATTACCTGGTATCCCGCGCCGAGTTTGAAAGGGCGGAGGGAAGCCTCCTGTCAAGGTTCGGTATTCATCCGTAA